The following coding sequences lie in one Armatimonadota bacterium genomic window:
- a CDS encoding phosphotransferase: MRKALGPAAVIHESHLLTGGQFNTAYYLETRSPAERVVLRIAPPDDRRLFQYERGMMQAEPWIYRQLAAAGVPVPETIALDTSRDILDRVYIVQEYVDALPLNHSSVPPEARAQLMREAGKLTTRIHAIRGNEFGWPVGDGALRGGPTWRKVFGDLLAETCTEAAREGVISDADENAVLERFMGRRAAFDACIHPVLVHNDIWAPNILVAELDGEWSVRAIIDADRALFADREFEYILWDDDDALHDDLMAGYGTPLDASRDARWRRLLYRFYWYLFAAWAYRAQIWRPDAQAWCQGVADTALRQILRT; encoded by the coding sequence GTGAGGAAGGCACTCGGCCCTGCCGCAGTTATTCACGAGAGCCATCTACTGACAGGCGGCCAGTTCAATACGGCCTACTACCTTGAGACACGCAGTCCCGCTGAACGCGTCGTGCTCCGGATCGCGCCGCCGGATGACCGTCGACTGTTCCAGTACGAGCGCGGGATGATGCAGGCGGAGCCGTGGATCTACAGGCAATTGGCCGCCGCGGGGGTTCCCGTGCCGGAAACCATTGCGCTGGACACTTCGCGGGACATCCTCGATCGCGTGTATATCGTCCAGGAGTACGTTGATGCACTGCCACTGAACCACTCAAGCGTGCCGCCCGAAGCCCGGGCCCAACTGATGCGGGAGGCGGGCAAATTGACGACCCGCATTCACGCCATTCGCGGCAACGAGTTCGGCTGGCCGGTTGGAGACGGCGCCCTCCGCGGCGGCCCTACGTGGAGAAAGGTCTTCGGCGACCTCCTCGCTGAAACGTGCACGGAGGCCGCCAGGGAAGGCGTTATTTCTGACGCCGACGAGAATGCCGTACTTGAGCGCTTTATGGGTCGCCGTGCTGCCTTCGACGCGTGCATCCATCCGGTTCTGGTGCATAACGACATATGGGCGCCGAATATCCTCGTCGCTGAGCTGGACGGCGAGTGGTCCGTGCGGGCGATCATCGACGCCGACCGCGCCCTCTTTGCGGACCGCGAGTTCGAGTACATCCTCTGGGATGACGACGACGCCTTGCACGACGATTTGATGGCCGGCTACGGTACCCCGCTTGACGCATCACGGGATGCCCGTTGGCGGCGACTCCTCTACCGGTTCTATTGGTACCTTTTCGCGGCGTGGGCGTATCGCGCGCAAATCTGGCGTCCCGACGCGCAAGCGTGGTGCCAGGGTGTGGCGGACACTGCCCTGCGGCAGATTCTGAGAACGTAG
- a CDS encoding PIN domain-containing protein — protein sequence MSTAAPLVIDAGALIAFLDYEPGAPIMAELYATRPSWHMHAINVCEVLYHYRRSIGEGGEEAAQERIDRAGIRVHEDLDPGFVLEVARLKADYARVSLADCCFLTLARRIGGEAVTTDHKEMDPLAPLKLCPITFIR from the coding sequence CAGGCGCCTTAATCGCGTTTCTGGATTACGAGCCGGGCGCACCGATAATGGCGGAACTGTACGCTACCCGACCCTCGTGGCATATGCACGCCATCAACGTCTGCGAGGTGCTTTATCACTACAGGCGGAGCATCGGCGAAGGTGGTGAGGAAGCCGCGCAGGAGCGGATCGATCGGGCCGGAATCCGGGTTCACGAGGATCTGGACCCCGGCTTCGTCCTGGAGGTCGCACGCCTCAAAGCCGATTACGCTCGCGTCTCGCTCGCGGATTGCTGCTTTCTCACCTTGGCCCGGCGGATCGGTGGTGAAGCAGTAACCACCGACCACAAGGAGATGGACCCTCTGGCTCCGCTCAAACTGTGTCCCATCACATTCATACGTTGA